One genomic region from Manis pentadactyla isolate mManPen7 chromosome 12, mManPen7.hap1, whole genome shotgun sequence encodes:
- the LOC118913052 gene encoding L-lactate dehydrogenase A-like 6A produces MSWAVGSLRASRSVGAARANFLCVARAPCSQQPAATSAEGAQPSSPVATMVSVRCELVKNVTSEEAVHHHKVSIIGTGSVGMACAISVLLKGLSDELALVDVDEGKLKGETMDLQHGSPFIRMPNVVAGKDYLVTANSAVVIITAGARQEKGETRLNLVQRNVTIFKSMISSIIQYSPRCKLIVVSNPVDILTYVAWKLSEFPKNRVIGSGCNLDTARFRFLIGQRLGIHSENCHGWILGEHGDSSVPVWSGVNIAGVPLKDLNPDIGTDKDPERWGNVHKDVIVSAYEIIKAKGYTSWAIGLSVADLTESILKNLRRVHPVSTMIKGLYGINEDVFLSVPCILGESGVTDLIKVKLTPEEEARLKKSAETLWEIQKELKL; encoded by the coding sequence ATGAGCTGGGCGGTGGGATCCCTGCGGGCCAGCCGGAGCGTGGGTGCTGCAAGAGCGAACTTCCTGTGCGTGGCGAGGGCACCGTGTTCCCAGCAGCCGGCAGCCACCTCTGCCGAGGGCGCCCAGCCCAGCAGCCCCGTGGCCACGATGGTGAGTGTGAGGTGCGAACTCGTGAAGAACGTCACGTCTGAGGAGGCCGTTCACCACCACAAGGTCTCCATTATAGGCACTGGGTCGGTTGGCATGGCCTGCGCCATCAGCGTCCTGTTAAAAGGCCTGAGTGATGAGCTTGCCCTTGTGGATGTTGATGAAGGCAAACTGAAGGGCGAGACTATGGATCTGCAGCATGGCAGTCCTTTCATCAGGATGCCAAATGTTGTCGCCGGCAAAGACTACCTCGTCACTGCCAACTCCGCCGTAGTGATTATTACAGCAGGCGCACGCCAGGAGAAAGGAGAAACGCGCCTTAATTTAGTCCAGCGAAATGTAACCATCTTTAAATCAATGATTTCCAGTATTATCCAGTACAGTCCTCGCTGCAAACTGATTGTCGTTTCCAATCCTGTGGATATCTTAACTTACGTAGCCTGGAAGTTGAGTGAATTTCCTAAGAACCGTGTCATTGGAAGCGGTTGTAATCTGGACACTGCCCGCTTCCGTTTCTTGATTGGGCAAAGGCTTGGTATCCATTCTGAAAACTGCCATGGGTGGATCCTTGGAGAGCATGGAGACTCAAGTGTTCCTGTGTGGAGTGGAGTGAACATCGCTGGTGTCCCTCTGAAGGATCTGAACCCAGATATAGGAACTGATAAAGATCCCGAGCGGTGGGGAAATGTCCATAAAGACGTGATTGTCAGCGCCTATGAGATTATTAAAGCGAAAGGTTATACTTCTTGGGCCATTGGGCTATCCGTAGCTGATTTAAcagaaagtattttaaagaatCTTAGGAGAGTGCATCCTGTTTCCACCATGATTAAGGGTCTCTACGGAATAAATGAAGACGTATTCCTCAGTGTGCCGTGTATCTTGGGAGAGAGCGGTGTTACAGACCTTATAAAAGTGAAGCTGACCCCTGAAGAAGAGGCTCGCCTGAAGAAGAGTGCAGAAACACTTTGGGAAATTCAGAAGGAGCTCAAACTTTAA